In the Canis aureus isolate CA01 chromosome 36, VMU_Caureus_v.1.0, whole genome shotgun sequence genome, aaaattacaatatatatataatatatatagtcattgttgaaaacttggaaaattcATAAAACATAAAGTTAGTGGGAACACTTTTGATTTCCTTCCAGAATAAAGGAAGTAGTTTTTctaaatatgtacatttaaatacatatatgaatatttacAGTAAGATGTTACTCCTTGCCCAGTTTAAAATCTTACTATTAAAATTCTTAAGGAATTATGGGTCCTGAGTGAGAATTTATGGGTTAATGACTAAAGAATCCGGAGACATACTGTAAAAGTGCTTCCCAGAAACGGTGTATTACATTCTACTTCCATCACATTACCAGCATTGAACATTACCTCAAATAATAACCAAACTACCAGACCCTAACACATATCTTTTGTTAATTTCATGGTGAGCtctcagtattttattattatgccttttagctatttttagacttttctgtcttttaaacaGGTTTCATTGTGGATTAACTATGAATTGATTTTTTGTTGATAGATGGTATACTATATCGAAACCATGAATAACAATATTTACTTTCAACATCTGAAAATGAACTAGTTAAAtattaaggggggaaaaaagccaaggggtgcctggctggcttggctGAAGGAGCATGAgagtcttgattttggggttgtgaggtACCTATAGAgagattatttgagagaaaagccaaaatatatgctatatgtgtatttattacaatgtaaaaatatatttatatgattaaaaattagaaatatggaaaactgtaaatagcaaagaaaaaattagagACATTGAATTTAAGCAAGCATTTAAGCAAGGGTtaggaagagacacagacagagggagaagcaggctccctgcagggagcccgacgtgggactcgatcctgggtctccaggatcatgccctgggcggaaggcggccctaaactgctgagccacctgggctgcccacaagcAGAAATTTTTAATCCTCCCCAAAATGTACTCACCTTTTATGTtcgtatttttctgtttttgctaaTGCTTTTCCTGTTCCACTTATTTTCCTTATCTAAGAAAAGATAACAATTTTTGGTAAATTTAAGGGAAACTTAATAGCAGGAACAAAAAATATTAGACATactaaaatgtataataaaataaaaactgcttaGTAGGTGAAATGAGTAAGTACATAAATTACTTAAAGTTTATGAATTTTTTATAACACTTCTACAATAAACAGGATGTGGTCCTTACCCCTCTATCTTCCAAGGTCCTCAACCTGGCCTCTAATTTGGCTCTGTTCTCAACTCCCATTGCAGAACTGGAATCTTCACCAAAAGCATCGTACCGGATAGCCAAAACAGTTTTGGCAGCCAGCATTCGAGAAATCTAATAGAGAACTTGAAGTTAGAGGCATTTAAAGTATACCCCAAGTTGAGATGTTAAAATCAATAACTGATTCATGATAAAATAGAAGCATAACATCAACTCTTTCattctaggattttttaaaatcaagaaatataaTACAACTCAAGCCacctatctttttttaagattttattcattaattcattcatggggtggggggcagagacatatgcagaaggagaagcaggctccaaggggatcgatcctgggactcagggatcatgccctaagccaaagtcagacgctgctgaacagctgagccacccaggcatctcttaaGCCACCTATTTTATGTCTGAATCTCTCTCAATGGCTAACTGGTTATATACAAAACCCCATTCGTTCTGTTGGATGAGATAATCTTGCAGTAGTTCATGTCCAAAACGAGCTCAAAATATCCTAATGTCTTCCTTTAATTTCTACTCAGTGACCTTAGTTCCACATCATGAGATCATCTGGAAAAAGTGTAGCCCCTTTTAGGTTAATTAACAATGCATCACCCCTTTCATCAATCTGCtctgaattttataatatttcagggttttgttttttttaacatttcagttTCTGTTAATTTATATGCCCTTACCAAAAAAGCTTGAAATTGCTTAAGTCTcagctttcccatctgtaaaagaTACCCTGTATCTCACAGGGCTATTAAAAGGATTCATGTAggggatccctcagtggctcagcggtttggcgcctgcctttgtccccggggcgtgattctggaatcctgggattgagtcccaccatcgggtctctgcgtggagcctgcttctctctctgctggtgtctctgcccccccccctctctcatgaataaaatctttaaaaataagtaagaggATTCATGTAAGTCCTACTAAGTGTTGAGCACAGTGTatggttattattttataattcataaatGATGCTAAATTGATTTCCTGCCAGAAAACTTCTGATTCATTCCCCATTCATCAACACATAGATTCTAGAAAACTCCTAACACAGCAAAAGAACATGGCTTTAATAAGATCAGTaatactttttcattaaaaaaaaaatttttttttttttaaaagtaagctctacacccaatatggggctgggAACTTAACAACCTCgtaatcaagagttgcacgctctgcttactgagtcagccaggtgcccccaataacactttatgttattttctttcattacacAAAAGTGCTTTTATAGCTCAAGAAATCATCATTCTCTAATGAAAAAGAAGCAGTAGAAAAATTTACTCCATCCTATAGAGTAGGGAGGAAATGACTTAtctggaggggagaaaaaaaagaaaaaatgaccgGTCTCAGGAGAAATACATCTCACCTTTCCTTTGTGTTTGGGACTTGTCTGGCCTACAAGTGAAGCATGATAAATGAGACCATACTTTGGGGTATCTCGTCTAGACTTGAGGGCTCTGAAGAGTGCCTTTTCTGCTCCAAGAATTTGAACTGTAGAAGCTGCATGTTTGGCCAAATTCAAAAGAGAACcttcaaaagaaaagaagtagtTACAAGGATTGCAATTCCAAGTATTTAAAAGTTCCATGTGTTAAACACAAGACATATAGTCTAAGTATTATAGCCAccagagtaaataaaaatctgataCAATACAGATTCTATAGTCTGGGACTCCCTAGAAAGCCTCAGCATTTGTGATTCAACCATGTAGCACTATAAGCAGAGGCTTATAATGAATGCTTATGCTAAACTGAAGGTTAAACCTATTAGTTCAATTATACTTATTTGCCAGAGACGGTATTAACTACTCTACATACTATTAGCATACCAGCAGGATTTTAGACATCAAGTATTCTACTTtagatatggaaaaaaaacataagaatgaACAGACACACAAAGGACAGACATCTCAGCAGAAAAACTATGTGATAACTTTCTCACACTTTATCTGTTGTTTACAGTATGAATGAGGAGATATGCTTGTAAGTACACTGATCAGGTATAAAAAAGTTGCTGCTTTATTAGATTtactgtacagaaaaaaaaaagatttactgtaCAGATTTTGTCAGAACAGACCCCCAATATTAATGCTCAACCACtagatatgtatttaaaattgaaCACACACTTCTGTTAATCCCTGCATCTCTTACCACAAAAGTTTGGTTAAGCCTACGAAAATATGGATGCAAACAAAACCAACCAGATAACCCCAATTTTGCAGCTGAGGGTATTTGGATGGCATATCTATCTGTATAATGATGTAGTTATAGGTAGGTGCTATTCTAGTTTAGACACTTTGATGTAGATGatacattaaaatattctatGATGGAGTGGAACAATGACTCCAACAATAGTACTTTACTCTATTTGCAAATATTcaattatacagtattttttgTAACATACCTTCTTTGTAACATCACCATATATACACCTGAAGTTTCATTATAAATTCATTAAAAGATTTTGCatgtcaaatatattaaaattagcaTATTCAGTAGTGAACCAGATTCTCAAACAAGGGTATGTATCACCTGTTGTGAGAACTATTTAATCTGATGAGGGGTTTTTTCaagggggaagggtggagggaaagaccattttaagcaggctccatgcccagagcagagcccagtgatgggctcaatcttacaaccatgagatcatgacctgagtcaaaattaagaatcagacgcttaaccaactaagccacccaggcacccctattctggTAAGTTTCTAGTAGTGGAATCATTAACTGATTTCATTCTCCTGCATTCATCTGATTATTCTCATTAATGGTAAAAAACTTCTGACAACGGACCACAAGTGTCTCAGAAGAGGTAGTGACTAAAGATGCCTTCACTATCCAAAAGGAAATCAGGCATACACATTAGAATCATCATTGAACACTTGGTCCTTAGTTCTCAGCTATAACCAACTACTTCTGTTTATTACCTAAAATTTCTAATGAATATAATTTGAAGATGAAAAAGATAACCCTAAGTAGAAAACAATCTACTCTAAATATCCCTGTTTATAAGTTACATTAAAATCATCACCTGCATGAGCAATGAGCCGTGCTCCCACTAATTCCCCAACCATGACTGTAACATTCGGTGCAATGGCCATCATTCGATTTTGTAGATATTCATAGAGCTGAGTTCTATATTCTGAAATTTCAATTACCTagtataagaaacaaaatgaacacatCATAAATTACTTatgtaaaaatcatttaaaaaccaCATGTCTTTACACACTGGAGCCCTAAACTATCATAGGTCAGCCATGTAATCCCGGAACAATGAACCATTCTTTATCTCAGTTTCCCGTTTTAATGGAttttatgagataataaatgtaaaacaaccCAATACACTGCCTAAAAATGCTAGTcaatattactgttattttttaaaaaactccaagGCTAGACACTGGTCATCctctttgtgattcttttttgtgcatatgattttaaaatattttgtttttaagcatcTCTACACGAATTGTGGGCTAGAACTTACAACTCCAAGGTCAAGAGTGACatgctctacggactgagccagccctCCTCTTTGTGATTCTTGTTTAGCTATCtccaaatgaggaaaaaagaacacTCCAGGCTATAAACATAAAGGCTAGAAATAAGTAACTCAATCTTTATTTCTGTCTTAATGAATTTATAATTCATTATCCAGACAATGCtaacaatacaaataaattagATGGTATTTTTCAACCTACTTCAGTATGTATTTCCCCcttgaaatatataaatcaagatGGCATCAGATGAGGTAGTGACTGAACACCCTCATATTTATCAGGTGAGTAAGCTTAAAAATCATCATTGCCATCAGAAAATTATTACATAGCCAGTCCCACCAAAAGTAATTTCTCCATGTGTATAGTTTACCTGAGTGCAGAGATGCAGAATGTTGCAAATATCCTCTTCTGAAACCTCTGTTCCCATGGAGATCTCTGCAGCTGCTTTCACTTCCGCTTCAACTTCCTCTGGCAGTAATTCAGAAAGTTTGGCTGAGGCATAATTCTTCCTATCGCCTATGGAATGTTtgcagaggatgagggagaatCACTCTTcaacaaattatataaaatccaaatagtcaaaaaagaaaaaaaaaaaaggtagagagaaGCCAATGAAAAGGAtgcctaaacaaaacaaaaagctaacAAGTTTGACTTACTAATTTCCCTTATGTAAGGCCTGATTTTTAGAGATTAAAATCTCTCCCCACCATCtccctccaaaaaagatataaaatagaattaaaaacaaaatacttcatAAAATAGGACTAATGATAAGGCAATTTGTAGCTAAGATTTTACTAAAGCCTGTGCCACTAATTCTTGGGGTGGTAATACGGCAATGTAGTATGACCCTGGGAAGTCCTATATATTAACAATGCTTAAGTTGTTCTGCTAATATTACTGTACTACTGGCACAGGATACAACACTAACAGTACGGACAGCACTATTTTTAGTAGCATATTCCAGGTCCAGTTGCCTGTATTAATGGTAAACTTACTATGGGATACATTTCACCTTAAGAAGCCATTTTAAGAAAAACCAAATCAGAGAACCATGTTCTCTGTTGTACAGGCCATTGAAATCAAAGTCCAAGTTAACTGTTTCTAACAGACACTAATACAGCTACACACCCAAAATACATGTAAGTTGTAAGAAACTCTGAGaagcttaaggaaaaaaattacttaaaaaaaggaaaaaaaacaattcctaTAACTCATGTTGTgggattaaaaaaattgttattttcaatGCTTTAAaagattaagttaaaaaaataaagaattaagttACTCACCGACTTTCTGTAAACATTTGCAGTATGTCAGGttatctgaaataatttttcctaATTCAGGGAAATGCCAGCCATACCATTCTCTACACCGCATAATGTAGTTGTTTAGCTCTTTGTCTAAGTCATCTAACAAGGCTGCAgtagattaaaatgaaaaaaacaaaaaacaaaaaacaaaaaacttaaaagggctttaaaaaaatcataaaatatacataaaatctaccattttaaccattttcaattGTAGGTTTCGGTGCAACAATCACCCACTACCCGTTTCCAGAACTCTTTCATTATCCCAAGGGAAAAGTCTGTAAGTACTAAACAATAACACCATATCCCCACCTTCCCCCCATCTCCTGGTAATATCTTTTACTTGTGGCCTTTATGAATTTGCCTGTTCTAGGTACCTCATAAGTAGAATCACTCAACAGTTGTCTTTTTTGCGTGGCTTATTTCTCAGcatgttttcaaaattcatccattttgtaacatgcatcagaatttcattcctttttaaggtctaaagataataattattatgtgtatataccctattttgtttatccattcatccgtttGTGGGTATGTGgattatttctatcttttggctactgcaaataatgctgctacaaacacagATGTGTATGTATTTGGTGTGTGTACCCGCTCAATTCTTTggagtatatacccagaagtgcaattgccatttaaaggaatttttaaaattggaaactGTTAGGAGTTGATTCACTTAATAATATGGAAGAATGACCTATTATAaagccaagttaaaaaaaaaaagcagaagtacAACACAATAGATCCCATCTATTGATTTACTTCATGGAAAAAGACAAATCTGTTAACATCACCAATGTTAATTTATATTATCTCCAACTAGTCAAATTAGGAGTGGCTTCCCTTTTCTATTCTGCATTTTCCAGCTTATTTACTTCACCACTGaaaattctaggggcacctggtggctcagtggattaagcgtctgccttcagttcaggtcatgatctcaggtcctgggatcaagcctcatatcaggctccctgctcagtagggagtctgcatctccctttccctcagctcCTACCCCCATTcatgcctctcaaataaataaataatatcgtAAAACgaacaaataaaaaacccacgaatctccttttcttcctcactGATAAAATCGTAAAAGATATAGTTTTAGCAGCAAGAAAAAGTCATGATGAATGGACAGATCAGACCTTACATGTACTATACTTACAAATTGCCTGAACAATCATGGTGTCCACTTTATCAGCACTAAATTTCAATCTGTATCGGGACAAGCTGGATATAAGAGGGGAAAATAAGAAGTTATTGATAGCATCTATGAAACTAATTCACATcttaagatactttttaaaaccCAAGTCCCTCTCCTTGgagctgtattttaattttcccaaTATAGGAAACCATTTGAACAAGAATATGCAAAATCaggaaatacacatttaaaaagaaaatacacaggtCCTGCTATACCCTATATGTCTGAAACATGAATTTGTCAAACAGGATAATGCTGTTTAGTACAAATCATTTGGTTCATATAGTATTTTTACAATGCTTTATATCAGCaggtaaataaaacagaaagccaTGAAGGAACAGTATTATACATAACTTTTTCTTAATCTTGGCACTGTTAACAATGTAGGcctgataattctttgttgtaggggCATAGGACCTATTCTGTGCATTGTGGATATTCAGCAATATTCCTGGCCTCTATCCATTACGTTAGTAGAGACATGACCCCACTTGTATCAATTAAAACTGTTTTTAGATGTTGCCAAATATCCTCTAAGGAATATTTAATTGTCAATGATTAAGGAACCACTACTGTTATACAATGTCAATCACAAACTTGGATCTTAACTCAGTTTAGCAGTTCCTGCACTCTTAAAAATGCTCGTTACAAAGTTACTCTTAACTTTCATGCATTTTGCTCATCTTTGTAACTCAGCAGCTTTAACCCTTTCActgatttatgttattttttgtacAAAAGTACAAGCCTCTGTTTATTCCTTTAATCTAAATTtaaccatcctttttttttcttcaagattttacttacttattcatgaaagacacagagagagtcagagacacaggcagagggaggataaacaggctccatgcaggaagcccactATGAGACTTGGTCCCAGaaatctgggatcacactctgagccaaaggcagaggctcaactgctgagccacccaggcgtcccttaatgTATCCTTTTTAACTGTATTAATAATATAAAGGGCTATTTTTGATAGTGCTCTGGTATAAAGTTACATAGGTTCTGAGTAGTCTACTTTTAATCTTTCTCAATGAAAAACCCTGTTATTTTAGTGCAATTTCATAGAATGCCAAGCTTTTCAGAACACATTATAGTACAGAGAAATGCCTATTCTTTGGTTAAACATGATAAGTGAGTGAGCTTCTCTTTGCATTATAAAGAGTcagtaaaggggatccctgggtggctcagtggtttaatgcccgcctttggcccagggcgcgatcctgaagtccctggATGAAGGCtccagcctgcttcttcctcttgtgtctctgcctctctttctctatgtctatcacgaataaataaataaacaaacaaacaaataaacaaacaaataaataaatcttaaaaaaaataaaaataaagagtcagtaaaaatcaaagtaaaacaaacatTATAGATACAGAGGGAGACAACAGCAGATGAAAAAATTGGGGGAGATGAAAAGATGGAAGGACAGCAAATGATTCAGCAGAGATCAGAGGTGGGGAAAAAGGCCCAAGAATTGTGGGACTCAACAAAAAATAGAGAATGCCTATGATGGGGACTGCCTGGATTCCAATCCAGGCTTTATCACTTAGCAGGTGAATGGACTTTGCGCATCATATtcattataaaatgaggatattacTACTTTCCTCATAAGattattataagaattaaattagTAATTGTAGTATGCTTAAAGTACAGTGCAATACAACTGCTTATTAAACAGCAATAAACTGACTTTATTTTCCAGTAAATCTCACCTGTGTGCCAATCCAAGACACATAGCTGCCATTTCACGTGGTTCTACCCCAGGGATTAATCCGTCCATCTGGGAACGGATTCCTCTCATAAGTTCATTAACAACAGGACTATGGATACAACTGAGATTCAGCTTTTCCTATGAGAACAAGAATATctgtattaatgaaataaaattttcctaaaaccattatttttttaaaaattttatttatttattcatgagagacacagagagaatgctgagacacaggcagagggagaagcagactccctgcaggggcctgatgtgggacttgatcacagaacccagggatcatgccctgagccaaaggcagatgacgctcaaccgctgagacacccaggtggccctcctaAAACCCTTTACATATTAAAATAGCAGATTtaagtatttctcattttaaaaaattgtatttcccattatttcacatttttctaatGTTTGTAGGAATACTAAATGCAGATTCTTTTTGATAAACACAgaacagtactgtaaatgtaccttctcttatgatttttcctttttaaataggctccatgacTGCGtaaaacccaacatggggcttgaactcatgaccctgagagcaagatCTGAGtaaatatcaagagtcagatgcttaagtgactgggccacccaggtgtctgatttcctttctctttttttaaaaaagacttattttgaaGTAACctctatactcaatgtggggctcaaactcacaacccctgagatcaagagtcacacattccacctactgagccagctaggcactccTGATTTTCCTAGTAACattcttttctctaacttattttaagTTAGAGATGTAGTAAGTTAAGATTGTAATATCTAATAGACATACAAATACGGGTTAACTATTTGTTATGGTAAgacttctggtcaatagtaggcttTCAGTAAAGTTTTTGAGGAATCAAAAAGttatacacagaatttttttttttaaagaaaccatttttttaaaaagactttatttattcatagagacagagagagagagagagagagaggcagagacacaggcagagggagaagcaagcaccatgcagagagcctgatgtgggactcgatccagggtctccaggatcgagtccaggctgcaggcagcaccaaaccgctgcgccacaggggctgccctacacagaattttttttaaatgatttcatttatttatttgaaagagtgtgtggggcaggagaagcagggtgagggacaagcagactcctgacggagcctgacacagggttcaatctcacaacagaagctgaaaccaagggatacctgggtggctcagcggttgagtgtctgcctttagcccagggcatgatcctgaagacctgggattgagtcccacattgggctccctgcatggagcctgcttctccctctgcctgtgtctctgcctctctctttctgtctctcatgaataaataaaggaaaaaaaaatcatcaggtCTTTAATTCTGTtgctagaaaaagaaatgtgactaAACAAAAACATAGCAGGACATACATACTGTTAACATAACTCTGGTGACAAGGTTAAAACGAATTTTTACCACTTTTGGGGACATTAatattttctacaatgaacagGTATTATTTGTATGTTCTTAGCCCTGATAATCATATTGGAAATCAATTATTCTGTAGCCTAGGGAAAAATATACAAAGGCTAGGCTTTGTAGTCACCAATGCTATATGGTGAGTTCTGATTGGCAGGcatgaaaaatatttacctttatgACCCCTCCTAGTTTAGCATCAGCTACAGCCAGGGGCTCATGGGcttcttttactattttcttcAGAACTTTCTTCAGCTGTTTATTGATTTTGCCTTCCATCAGAGCTGTAAATGCTTTttagaaaagggaaaacaaaaaagagttaactctcaggtttttaattttaagaacttCATGTCatttaagcttaaaaaataaagcaaaataaacactTCCTTCCAAAAAGTCTGAATTTAACATTACttctaaaattaaatgataaatgtaAAAAACACTGAAAGAGTTACACATTTCACAATCTCATCTGATCTTCCCACCCTCACTTCAGCTCTAGAACTAGGTGTTAAAGCTGATACAGCATTCCTTtcgttttataaaataaaatttactcttGAACCCAGAGAGAACTAGAACCATAAAATGTTAGAAACAGTCTATTTTAGAGTGACAAATAGATCCAGTCTCCAATGTCACTGTAGACCGACTGGCCTGATGTTCTGTGAAATAACCTAAAATCCTGTCAACACTGGAAAAAAGCAGTGTATTCACTTGGGAGGGTTGTGGAGGCCTTGGCTAATTCCAAATCCAGGTATGTTATCAGGCCTCTGCTTGTAAACCTTCAGTGATGGATAACTCACTCCCAAAGAGGCAGCCTATTCAATTTgagattgcttttcttttttggcagaTTCTAAATCTCATGCTTTATAACTCTCACCCTTCCTAGGCCTAGACTTAGGATCTTCTGGACCCACATGGACTAATACCTCATCCGATATCTGTCAGGGTTTTGGCTAAATTTAAAGTATGCCTgccagggatgccagggtggtaCAGtgatttgagtgtctgcctttggttcaggtcatgataccggagtcctgggatcgaatcctgaatCAGgttgcccacagggagcctgcttctccctgtgcctatgtctttgcctctctcaacctctgataaagaaaattaaaaaaaaaaaaaaaaaagtacgccTGCCAGGAAGGGAGTTGGCCACAATTTCTAAGGCCAGACAATTTATGCTTAATCAGCCAGGtaccttctctttcctcctgacCACATCTCAATCCATTTGAGTTACAAATCCATTTCATCCGTTATCTGGGAAGATGAAAGGTAATGACAAAAATCATATGGCTACCACAAGCTCTTACACCACACTCTAAGAAGCTGAGACTCAAGCTATTTTGTTAGGTTATAACCTTTTACACACTGTATAACACTGACTCCGCACAATCTACCTTTCAAGTAGAGTTAtatattctttcaagtttttaatctttggt is a window encoding:
- the NOP58 gene encoding nucleolar protein 58 isoform X3, which codes for MRRNFKRLIVCGKNLKLQRKQIKSFTALMEGKINKQLKKVLKKIVKEAHEPLAVADAKLGGVIKEKLNLSCIHSPVVNELMRGIRSQMDGLIPGVEPREMAAMCLGLAHSLSRYRLKFSADKVDTMIVQAISLLDDLDKELNNYIMRCREWYGWHFPELGKIISDNLTYCKCLQKVGDRKNYASAKLSELLPEEVEAEVKAAAEISMGTEVSEEDICNILHLCTQVIEISEYRTQLYEYLQNRMMAIAPNVTVMVGELVGARLIAHAGSLLNLAKHAASTVQILGAEKALFRALKSRRDTPKYGLIYHASLVGQTSPKHKGKISRMLAAKTVLAIRYDAFGEDSSSAMGVENRAKLEARLRTLEDRGIRKISGTGKALAKTEKYEHKSEVKTYDPSGDSTLPTCSKKRKIEQVDKEDEIIEKKAKKAKIKIKVEEAPAATEEEEEEEEGVLVVEEQETSVKKKKKKDKKKHIKEEPLSEEEPCTSTAIASPEKKKKKKKKRDTED
- the NOP58 gene encoding nucleolar protein 58 isoform X2 translates to MLVLFETSVGYAIFKVLNEKKLQEVDSLWKEFETPEKANKIVKLKHFEKFQDTAEALAAFTALMEGKINKQLKKVLKKIVKEAHEPLAVADAKLGGVIKEKLNLSCIHSPVVNELMRGIRSQMDGLIPGVEPREMAAMCLGLAHSLSRYRLKFSADKVDTMIVQAISLLDDLDKELNNYIMRCREWYGWHFPELGKIISDNLTYCKCLQKVGDRKNYASAKLSELLPEEVEAEVKAAAEISMGTEVSEEDICNILHLCTQVIEISEYRTQLYEYLQNRMMAIAPNVTVMVGELVGARLIAHAGSLLNLAKHAASTVQILGAEKALFRALKSRRDTPKYGLIYHASLVGQTSPKHKGKISRMLAAKTVLAIRYDAFGEDSSSAMGVENRAKLEARLRTLEDRGIRKISGTGKALAKTEKYEHKSEVKTYDPSGDSTLPTCSKKRKIEQVDKEDEIIEKKAKKAKIKIKALWSKVYYQQMWIPDLAERKINKLFKSCVSIYLLNSKVIPKPINSI
- the NOP58 gene encoding nucleolar protein 58 isoform X1, whose protein sequence is MLVLFETSVGYAIFKVLNEKKLQEVDSLWKEFETPEKANKIVKLKHFEKFQDTAEALAAFTALMEGKINKQLKKVLKKIVKEAHEPLAVADAKLGGVIKEKLNLSCIHSPVVNELMRGIRSQMDGLIPGVEPREMAAMCLGLAHSLSRYRLKFSADKVDTMIVQAISLLDDLDKELNNYIMRCREWYGWHFPELGKIISDNLTYCKCLQKVGDRKNYASAKLSELLPEEVEAEVKAAAEISMGTEVSEEDICNILHLCTQVIEISEYRTQLYEYLQNRMMAIAPNVTVMVGELVGARLIAHAGSLLNLAKHAASTVQILGAEKALFRALKSRRDTPKYGLIYHASLVGQTSPKHKGKISRMLAAKTVLAIRYDAFGEDSSSAMGVENRAKLEARLRTLEDRGIRKISGTGKALAKTEKYEHKSEVKTYDPSGDSTLPTCSKKRKIEQVDKEDEIIEKKAKKAKIKIKVEEAPAATEEEEEEEEGVLVVEEQETSVKKKKKKDKKKHIKEEPLSEEEPCTSTAIASPEKKKKKKKKRDTED
- the NOP58 gene encoding nucleolar protein 58 isoform X4 produces the protein MKWICNSNGLRCGQEEREAFTALMEGKINKQLKKVLKKIVKEAHEPLAVADAKLGGVIKEKLNLSCIHSPVVNELMRGIRSQMDGLIPGVEPREMAAMCLGLAHSLSRYRLKFSADKVDTMIVQAISLLDDLDKELNNYIMRCREWYGWHFPELGKIISDNLTYCKCLQKVGDRKNYASAKLSELLPEEVEAEVKAAAEISMGTEVSEEDICNILHLCTQVIEISEYRTQLYEYLQNRMMAIAPNVTVMVGELVGARLIAHAGSLLNLAKHAASTVQILGAEKALFRALKSRRDTPKYGLIYHASLVGQTSPKHKGKISRMLAAKTVLAIRYDAFGEDSSSAMGVENRAKLEARLRTLEDRGIRKISGTGKALAKTEKYEHKSEVKTYDPSGDSTLPTCSKKRKIEQVDKEDEIIEKKAKKAKIKIKVEEAPAATEEEEEEEEGVLVVEEQETSVKKKKKKDKKKHIKEEPLSEEEPCTSTAIASPEKKKKKKKKRDTED
- the NOP58 gene encoding nucleolar protein 58 isoform X5 encodes the protein MEGKINKQLKKVLKKIVKEAHEPLAVADAKLGGVIKEKLNLSCIHSPVVNELMRGIRSQMDGLIPGVEPREMAAMCLGLAHSLSRYRLKFSADKVDTMIVQAISLLDDLDKELNNYIMRCREWYGWHFPELGKIISDNLTYCKCLQKVGDRKNYASAKLSELLPEEVEAEVKAAAEISMGTEVSEEDICNILHLCTQVIEISEYRTQLYEYLQNRMMAIAPNVTVMVGELVGARLIAHAGSLLNLAKHAASTVQILGAEKALFRALKSRRDTPKYGLIYHASLVGQTSPKHKGKISRMLAAKTVLAIRYDAFGEDSSSAMGVENRAKLEARLRTLEDRGIRKISGTGKALAKTEKYEHKSEVKTYDPSGDSTLPTCSKKRKIEQVDKEDEIIEKKAKKAKIKIKVEEAPAATEEEEEEEEGVLVVEEQETSVKKKKKKDKKKHIKEEPLSEEEPCTSTAIASPEKKKKKKKKRDTED